The Anopheles coluzzii chromosome 2, AcolN3, whole genome shotgun sequence genome window below encodes:
- the LOC120949916 gene encoding D-glucuronyl C5-epimerase B isoform X2 → MTALKNGVGASANDQKARFFFVIMRLNLKFLLISLCVTVALITFALWANCGVGHGFVPKWPQHHGDSDSPFEQTEEIDCIINQEYAIGCRKEGEEVYLPFSFLQKYFDVYGSLNVVDGSRRFDWTHSYGKVNYPKGAYDPRGIFMYFENYNVEMRDRVKCISAIDGVPISTQWESQGYFYATQIAQFGLSHYSKNLTEPEPRRKTVEDGERETATWIVPKGSSMNRTIDRARAGAGAVLSFSTGKSFDTAVVLPMDHVLDLVLSVDVLLKPNSTLCVTLQNRETQKLYHVYYILADLLIGVQDENIYYGIGLNCTGGWKHLTRDLFVDLQKGLPQYASTDKRRKMRRTELKVVEISLLGNGSIDNLTLSTSEHISHFYDAAEWLIRHQDPSTGGWPIPVRRKLGSGFGELARGWYSAMAQGHAISLLARAYYHSKGDKRYLRAALDGLKLFRIPSYQGGVLATFLGKYAWYEEYPTTPHSFVLNGFIYSLLGLYDLNSTAPANQSNEAAVLFEQGMASLKKMLLLYDTGSGTSYDLRHFTLGIAPNLARWDYHATHVNQLLLLATIDPDPLISQTAERWKNYMVGKRAPHN, encoded by the exons ATGACTGCGTTAAAAAACGGTGTTGGCGCATCCGCAAACGATCAAAAG GCTCGATTTTTCTTCGTAATTATGCGGCTGAATTTAAAGTTCCTGCTGATAAGCCTGTGCGTGACGGTTGCACTGATCACGTTCGCGCTGTGGGCCAACTGTGGCGTCGGGCATGGCTTTGTGCCAAAGTGGCCCCAGCATCATGGCGACAGTG ACAGTCCGTTCGAGCAGACGGAGGAAATCGACTGCATCATCAACCAGGAGTACGCGATCGGTTGCCGGAAGGAGGGCGAAGAGGTGTACCTGCCCTTTTCCTTTCTGCAGAAGTACTTTGACGTGTACGGGTCGCTGAACGTGGTGGACGGCAGCCGGCGGTTCGACTGGACGCACAGCTACGGGAAGGTCAACTACCCGAAGGGTGCGTACGATCCGCGCGGCATCTTTATGTACTTCGAAAACTACAACGTGGAGATGCGCGATCGCGTCAAGTGCATCAGTGCGATCGACGGCGTGCCGATCTCGACGCAGTGGGAAAGCCAGGGCTACTTTTACGCGACCCAGATCGCACAGTTCGGGCTGTCGCATTATAGCAAAAACCTGACCGAGCCGGAACCGCGCCGCAAGACGGTGGAGGACGGTGAGCGCGAGACGGCGACGTGGATTGTGCCGAAGGGCAGCTCGATGAACCGGACGATCGATCGGGCGCGGGCGGGGGCCGGTGCAGTGTTGAGCTTTTCCACCGGCAAATCGTTCGATACGGCGGTCGTGCTGCCGATGGACCACGTGCTCGATCTGGTGCTGAGCGTGGACGTGCTGCTGAAGCCAAACTCGACGCTGTGCGTCACGCTGCAGAACCGGGAAACGCAGAAGCTGTACCACGTGTACTACATACTGGCGGATCTGCTGATCGGGGTGCAGGACGAGAACATTTACTACGGCATCGGGCTGAACTGTACCGGCGGGTGGAAGCATTTGACGCGCGATCTGTTCGTGGACCTGCAGAAGGGGCTGCCACAGTACGCGAGCACGGACAAGCGGCGGAAGATGCGACGGACGGAGCTGAAGGTGGTGGAGATATCGCTGCTGGGCAATGGGAGCATTGACAATTTGACGCTGTCGACGAGTGAGCATATTAGCCATTTTTATGACGCGGCAGAGTGGTTGATTCGGCACCAGGACCCGAGCACGGGCGGGTGGCCGATCCCGGTGCGGCGGAAGCTGGGCTCTGGGTTTGGCGAGCTGGCCCGGGGGTGGTACTCGGCGATGGCCCAGGGTCATGCGATATCGCTGCTGGCCCGGGCGTACTACCATTCGAAGGGCGATAAGCGGTACCTGCGGGCGGCACTGGATGGGCTGAAGCTGTTCCGGATACCGTCGTACCAGGGCGGCGTGCTGGCGACCTTCCTGGGGAAGTACGCGTGGTACGAGGAGTACCCGACGACGCCGCACTCGTTCGTGCTGAACGGGTTCATCTACTCGCTGCTCGGGCTGTACGATCTGAACTCGACCGCACCGGCGAACCAATCGAACGAGGCGGCGGTACTGTTCGAGCAGGGTATGGCCAGCCTGAAGAAGATGCTGCTACTGTACGATACCGGTTCGGGGACGAGCTACGACTTGCGACACTTTACCCTTG GCATTGCACCGAACCTAGCCCGCTGGGACTACCATGCGACGCACGTCAATCAGCTGCTCCTGCTGGCCACGATCGATCCGGACCCGCTGATCTCGCAAACGGCGGAACGGTGGAAAAACTACATGGTAGGCAAGCGTGCACCACACAACTAG
- the LOC120949916 gene encoding D-glucuronyl C5-epimerase B isoform X1 produces the protein MTALKNGVGASANDQKARFFFVIMRLNLKFLLISLCVTVALITFALWANCGVGHGFVPKWPQHHGDSADSPFEQTEEIDCIINQEYAIGCRKEGEEVYLPFSFLQKYFDVYGSLNVVDGSRRFDWTHSYGKVNYPKGAYDPRGIFMYFENYNVEMRDRVKCISAIDGVPISTQWESQGYFYATQIAQFGLSHYSKNLTEPEPRRKTVEDGERETATWIVPKGSSMNRTIDRARAGAGAVLSFSTGKSFDTAVVLPMDHVLDLVLSVDVLLKPNSTLCVTLQNRETQKLYHVYYILADLLIGVQDENIYYGIGLNCTGGWKHLTRDLFVDLQKGLPQYASTDKRRKMRRTELKVVEISLLGNGSIDNLTLSTSEHISHFYDAAEWLIRHQDPSTGGWPIPVRRKLGSGFGELARGWYSAMAQGHAISLLARAYYHSKGDKRYLRAALDGLKLFRIPSYQGGVLATFLGKYAWYEEYPTTPHSFVLNGFIYSLLGLYDLNSTAPANQSNEAAVLFEQGMASLKKMLLLYDTGSGTSYDLRHFTLGIAPNLARWDYHATHVNQLLLLATIDPDPLISQTAERWKNYMVGKRAPHN, from the exons ATGACTGCGTTAAAAAACGGTGTTGGCGCATCCGCAAACGATCAAAAG GCTCGATTTTTCTTCGTAATTATGCGGCTGAATTTAAAGTTCCTGCTGATAAGCCTGTGCGTGACGGTTGCACTGATCACGTTCGCGCTGTGGGCCAACTGTGGCGTCGGGCATGGCTTTGTGCCAAAGTGGCCCCAGCATCATGGCGACAGTG CAGACAGTCCGTTCGAGCAGACGGAGGAAATCGACTGCATCATCAACCAGGAGTACGCGATCGGTTGCCGGAAGGAGGGCGAAGAGGTGTACCTGCCCTTTTCCTTTCTGCAGAAGTACTTTGACGTGTACGGGTCGCTGAACGTGGTGGACGGCAGCCGGCGGTTCGACTGGACGCACAGCTACGGGAAGGTCAACTACCCGAAGGGTGCGTACGATCCGCGCGGCATCTTTATGTACTTCGAAAACTACAACGTGGAGATGCGCGATCGCGTCAAGTGCATCAGTGCGATCGACGGCGTGCCGATCTCGACGCAGTGGGAAAGCCAGGGCTACTTTTACGCGACCCAGATCGCACAGTTCGGGCTGTCGCATTATAGCAAAAACCTGACCGAGCCGGAACCGCGCCGCAAGACGGTGGAGGACGGTGAGCGCGAGACGGCGACGTGGATTGTGCCGAAGGGCAGCTCGATGAACCGGACGATCGATCGGGCGCGGGCGGGGGCCGGTGCAGTGTTGAGCTTTTCCACCGGCAAATCGTTCGATACGGCGGTCGTGCTGCCGATGGACCACGTGCTCGATCTGGTGCTGAGCGTGGACGTGCTGCTGAAGCCAAACTCGACGCTGTGCGTCACGCTGCAGAACCGGGAAACGCAGAAGCTGTACCACGTGTACTACATACTGGCGGATCTGCTGATCGGGGTGCAGGACGAGAACATTTACTACGGCATCGGGCTGAACTGTACCGGCGGGTGGAAGCATTTGACGCGCGATCTGTTCGTGGACCTGCAGAAGGGGCTGCCACAGTACGCGAGCACGGACAAGCGGCGGAAGATGCGACGGACGGAGCTGAAGGTGGTGGAGATATCGCTGCTGGGCAATGGGAGCATTGACAATTTGACGCTGTCGACGAGTGAGCATATTAGCCATTTTTATGACGCGGCAGAGTGGTTGATTCGGCACCAGGACCCGAGCACGGGCGGGTGGCCGATCCCGGTGCGGCGGAAGCTGGGCTCTGGGTTTGGCGAGCTGGCCCGGGGGTGGTACTCGGCGATGGCCCAGGGTCATGCGATATCGCTGCTGGCCCGGGCGTACTACCATTCGAAGGGCGATAAGCGGTACCTGCGGGCGGCACTGGATGGGCTGAAGCTGTTCCGGATACCGTCGTACCAGGGCGGCGTGCTGGCGACCTTCCTGGGGAAGTACGCGTGGTACGAGGAGTACCCGACGACGCCGCACTCGTTCGTGCTGAACGGGTTCATCTACTCGCTGCTCGGGCTGTACGATCTGAACTCGACCGCACCGGCGAACCAATCGAACGAGGCGGCGGTACTGTTCGAGCAGGGTATGGCCAGCCTGAAGAAGATGCTGCTACTGTACGATACCGGTTCGGGGACGAGCTACGACTTGCGACACTTTACCCTTG GCATTGCACCGAACCTAGCCCGCTGGGACTACCATGCGACGCACGTCAATCAGCTGCTCCTGCTGGCCACGATCGATCCGGACCCGCTGATCTCGCAAACGGCGGAACGGTGGAAAAACTACATGGTAGGCAAGCGTGCACCACACAACTAG